One window from the genome of Candidatus Poribacteria bacterium encodes:
- a CDS encoding Ig-like domain-containing protein, which produces MSSKQLVYLFMVLVVCCSVAGGIAHGQSTGTVTFKGTVLIDDSPAPGITITGANSAGIAGLIGSAESREDGSYTYGWLSFSGVVSAGDTFTFTLTDSEGNSQETAPYTLTAADTAVPFTVDLDLVPVSAGITVQSGLSAIPADGTSTSTITAMVRDDSGNPTAGDTVTISADKGTVGTTTDNGDGTYSATYTAPSLALAATDTAQISAASAQLGETAMTSITLTPVPTTVTVTVEPNIFSADTPGDGMVTISVDRAGPVADETVTISAPSIGTIGAVTNNGDGTYSATYTSGGLAGRVTLTATATQANESASAIITINAGSPATVTVSAVPTELSSTGSSTITAMVSDSSGNEVGGQSLIASTSSGGTVTAFTESATRFGSYSATYTAPVVDAEGTETITVTVGTISGETTLQLTPVPPVEVSILNVEGTVFIADGETAAAGVDVEIMVGSNTAMATTDADGYFVTFLDLLAPVARGGDPVSIVVTDANDGTHGPYTSVLSNDELGEGGTATVRRDVTTAIPVPPRSVNVLVVNGVVYTIDGETPAEGVSVVVTVGSNALPMTTTDTNGFFERTAVGL; this is translated from the coding sequence ATGAGTAGCAAGCAGTTGGTTTATTTATTTATGGTATTGGTTGTCTGCTGTTCTGTTGCAGGTGGTATCGCCCACGGGCAGTCTACTGGTACTGTGACATTTAAGGGAACAGTCCTTATTGACGACAGTCCTGCCCCCGGTATTACAATAACAGGGGCGAATTCCGCTGGTATCGCCGGCCTCATTGGGAGTGCTGAATCACGCGAGGATGGCAGCTACACCTACGGATGGCTCTCCTTCAGCGGAGTGGTAAGTGCCGGGGATACGTTTACATTCACTTTGACCGATTCCGAAGGTAACAGCCAAGAGACAGCACCATATACGCTGACGGCTGCTGATACAGCCGTGCCCTTCACAGTAGATCTTGATCTTGTGCCTGTAAGTGCAGGCATTACCGTTCAATCCGGTTTGAGCGCGATCCCTGCTGACGGCACCTCGACATCGACGATAACAGCGATGGTCCGAGATGATAGTGGCAATCCTACCGCCGGCGATACCGTCACCATTTCAGCGGATAAAGGAACCGTGGGCACAACGACAGACAACGGGGACGGCACCTACAGCGCGACCTATACCGCTCCCTCCCTCGCCTTAGCCGCTACCGATACCGCGCAAATCTCCGCGGCATCAGCCCAACTCGGTGAAACGGCGATGACCTCCATCACGTTGACGCCTGTTCCAACGACCGTTACGGTCACCGTTGAACCGAATATCTTCAGCGCAGACACACCGGGCGATGGGATGGTAACAATCAGCGTGGATCGAGCGGGTCCCGTGGCAGATGAGACTGTCACGATTAGCGCGCCTAGCATCGGAACGATAGGCGCAGTGACAAACAATGGCGACGGCACCTACAGCGCAACTTACACCTCCGGCGGGCTCGCAGGACGGGTAACGCTCACCGCAACAGCGACCCAAGCGAACGAGTCGGCGTCCGCGATCATAACCATTAATGCTGGATCACCGGCGACGGTTACAGTCAGTGCAGTCCCGACAGAGCTCTCCAGCACCGGAAGCTCTACAATTACTGCGATGGTCAGCGACAGCAGCGGTAACGAGGTCGGCGGTCAGAGTTTGATCGCTTCCACATCGAGCGGTGGCACCGTAACCGCGTTTACTGAGTCTGCCACTAGGTTTGGCTCATACTCCGCAACCTATACCGCACCCGTGGTTGACGCCGAAGGGACCGAAACGATTACAGTCACAGTCGGTACGATTTCAGGGGAGACCACCCTGCAACTGACGCCTGTTCCGCCCGTCGAGGTCAGTATTCTGAACGTGGAGGGGACGGTCTTCATAGCGGATGGTGAAACCGCTGCGGCCGGTGTCGATGTTGAGATTATGGTCGGGTCAAATACCGCGATGGCTACAACCGATGCCGACGGTTATTTCGTGACATTCCTCGATCTCCTTGCGCCTGTGGCACGCGGCGGCGATCCGGTCTCGATTGTTGTGACCGATGCGAACGACGGGACACACGGTCCCTATACATCCGTGCTCTCAAATGATGAGCTCGGCGAAGGTGGAACTGCGACAGTTAGAAGGGACGTGACGACAGCTATCCCCGTTCCTCCGAGGTCCGTCAATGTTTTGGTGGTCAATGGCGTTGTCTATACAATTGATGGTGAAACTCCCGCCGAGGGAGTTAGCGTGGTCGTGACCGTCGGGTCAAACGCACTTCCGATGACGACAACGGACACGAACGGGTTTTTTGAGCGGACAGCCGTTGGTTTA